Part of the Natronobacterium gregoryi SP2 genome, TTCGGTCTCTTCCTCTGGCTCGAGTGTCTTCCCTTCGATGACGTGGCCTTTCTCACCGTCGAGGGTAATGACCTGTCCGTCCTCCAGGACGGACGTGGCGTTGGTCGTGCCGACGACCGCTGGGACGCCGAGTTCGCGGGAGACGATCGCGGCGTGGCTGGTCATTCCGCCTTCGTCGGTAACGATTCCCGAAGCGCGTTTCATCGCAGGCACCATATCGGGCATCGTCATCTCGGTGACGATAACGTCGCCTTCGCCGACCTTCGCGAGGTCGTCGAGTTTGGAGACGATTTTGGCGGCACCGCTTGCGGTCCCAGGACTCGAGCCGAGACCGTCGACGATGACTTCGTCGGAGGCCGTCGTGTCGGCACTCTCGGTGCTACTCGTTGTTGCCGTGCCGCTGCCGTCGGTGACTCCTTTCGTCGGATCGGCCAGTCCTTCGGTCAGGTCCGCTTTCGCGCTTGCGGACGCGTCTTCGTCGATCGTCGTGATCGGCCGGGACTGGAGCATGTAGACGTCTCCGTCGACGATCGCCCACTCGACATCCTGTGGCTGGTCGTAGTGGTCCTCGACACGCTCGCCGAGGTCGACGAGCGCCTCGATTTCCTCGTCTTCGAGCACTCGTCGATCGCGCTTTTCCTCGGGAACCTCGCGTTCGACCGTCTCACCGGTCGCTTCGTCTTTGACGTGCATCACCTTCTTCTCGGCGACGGTCACGTCTACCTCGTCGTCGCTCTCGCGAGGAATGACGTAGTTGTCCGGGGAGACTGCACCGGAGACGACGGCTTCCCCCAAGCCCCAAGCGGCCTCGACGATCATCGTCGGCTCACCGGTCGATGGGTGGCTGGTAAACATCACACCGGACTTGTCGGCGTCGACCATCTGTTGGACGACGACGGCGATGTTGACTGCCGAGTGGTCGAACCCCTGCTCCTGGCGGTAGTAGATCGCCCGCTGAGTGAACAGCGAAGCCCAACACTCTCGGACGCGTTCTAGGAGCCTCCCCTCCGTGACGTTCAGAAACGTCTCCTGTTGGCCGGCGAAAGAGGCGTCGGGCAGGTCCTCGGCCGTCGCCGACGAACGAACGGCGACGAAAGCGTCTCCGTCGCCGACCTCACGGTAGGCCTCGAGGACTTCCTCTCGCAGGTCGTCGGGGAACGGCGTCTCGGTGATCAACTCCTGCGCACGATCCGCGGCGTCGGCGAGAGCATTCGAGTCCTCGACGTCGACGTCGACGGCCTCGAACAGTTCCTCGTCGATTCCCGCTTCTTCGATGAACGATCGGTAGGTCCCGGCAGTGACAACGAAGCCTGGGGGCACGGGCAGCCCAGCACCCGTGAGTTCGCCCAGGGAGGCACCTTTTCCGCCGACCTGCTCGAGGTCGTCGGCACTGATTTCGTCCAGCCAGAGTACAGCCATCTCTATATGGGAGGTCAGGAGAACGGATAAAGAAGGTTGCGAACGTCTCCCGCAATTCGCAACTCGCAACCGAATGAGTTTCTTCGACGGCTGGCGACTTTCGCCGCTCGAGCGACGACGAAGACGGACTGCTGTCCCGATGTCCCGGCGCGACCGCAGGAGCGCGGTCGCGCCGGAACTGACTGACAGCAAACCGTCTGAACCGGTCGGTCAGGCCTCGAGAATCTCGTCTTCCGCTGTCGGCGGAACGACCATCGCCCCCTCGAGTACGACGACGCCACGGCCGCCGACTTGCACCTCGTCTCCAACCCGAACGCGGACGACGCCCGGTCGATCGACGTAGTGGCCCTGCTCGAGTCTGAGTTCGTCAGGGAAGTCGTCGTCGAACGCGCCGAAGCGATCGAGGTACGCGCCGACGGCACCGCTTGCCGTTCCCGTGACGGGGTCCTCGGTGACTCCCGCGCCGGGCGCAAACATCCGCCCGTGCAGCGACGACTCGCCCGCGAGCGTATCGAAACTAAAGACGTAGACGCCTGCGGCGTCGACTGACTCGGCCAGTGACTCGATCGCGGTCGTGTCCGGCTCGGCCGCACCGAGATCCGAGAGATACGTGATCGGGACGATCAGGAACGCCAGCCCGGTCGAGGAGACTGCGAGCGGGATATCGTCGCTTGCCCCTTCGAGTGCCGCTTCGTCGACACCCAACGCGTCCGCGACGCGATCGTAGCCGACATCGACCTCCCGGACCTGTGGCGCGTCCTGGGTCAGCCAGACCGTACCGTCCTCCTCGACGTCGACCTTGAGGACGCCGACGTTCGTCTCGAGTGTGATCGTGCCGGGTTCGAGGCCCTCTCGGTCGTGAAGGTAGGTGAACGACCCGATCGTAGCGTGTCCACAGAGATCGACCTCCTGTGTGGGAGTGAAATAGCGGATTCGATAGTCGGCGTCGTCGCTCGAGCGGAGGAAGGCGGTCTCGCTGACCGCCATCTCGTCGGCGATCGCCTGCATCTGGTCGTCGGTGAGGCCGTCCGCGTCCGGGACGACGCCGGCGGGGTTGCCCGCAAGCGGATCGTCGGTGAACGCGTCGACCTGAAAGAGCCGGATCGTCTCCATATCCGATGGTGTGCCGGCACACTATTCGTTCTTTTCTCTAGTGGCTTGGGCCGCCACTAGCCGTCACTCGAGCGGCTGCCGACAGTGCCGACTCGGACAGCGTACCGGAGAGTGTTTCACCACGAGTTGTGGCCGCCAAACCAGTGCCCAGACAGTACGTCGTCTCGTTGCAGCGTCTCGGATCGGTTCCTGCCCGTCGGTTCCGGTACGATCACGGCCCGAAGCAGTCGTCATCGGGTCGTCGGTCCAGCGACCGTATCACTGGTCTTGTTTCGAGAGCACGGACGGGATTATCCACGCTCCCCTGAAGAACCACACAGCGGCGACCACCGACGCGATCACGTAGGAGAACGCGATCGAATACCACACCCCAGTGACGCCGGCCTCGAGCCAGACGAGCGCTGCGTAACTGAGCGGAATACGGAACACGAGAAGTTCCAGAGAGGCCATCATCATCGCGAGTTTCGTGTTTCCGCTTCCGCGGAACGCGCCGAGAATCACCTGGAATACGGCAAAGAAGATCAGTGCCGGTCCAACGACCCGGATGAAGGCGGCACCGCCCTGTACAACAGCATCGGCAGCGACGTCACCTCCTTCCACGGCCAGAAACACGCCGACGATCGACTCGGCGAACGGATAGGCACCGGCGACGATACAGGTGAAGAGGGCAACGGCTATCCCACCAGAGAGGTAGACTGCCCGCTTGGCACGAGCCAGTTGGCCGGCACCGAGATTCTGACCGACAACCGCTTCCACTCCTCGAGCGAGCCCCAGCGAGATGACAAAGAGGATTCCAACGAGGTACTCGGAGATGCCATACGCTGCGACGGCAGCAGCACCCTCGATTGCTATGATGGCCGTCAGGACTGCGACGCCGCCTGCCCGAACCGTCATCTCGACCACCGTCGGGGAACCGATCTTGACGATTTGGGTGACCGTCGAGCGACGCAAGCGCAGCGAACTGGGCGTGATCTCGAACCCGAGTCGGCCGGAAAAGAGGATGTACAGACCGAGTGCAGCGGCAACCGATCGGGAGAGGACCGTCGCAACTGCAGCACCCTCGATGCCGTAGCCGGCAAACCCAGTCTGGGCATACAGCGACGTTTCTAACGCGGACAAGCCAGCCCACTCGAAGAGTGGGTTAGCCGAGAATCCATGGATGAGAAACGGGTCGATGACCACGTTGATGGTCGTGCTCACGGCCATCAGCTTGAGCGGCGTTCTCGTATCACCCCATCCTCGAGACAGGGCATTGAATACGAAAAACCAGAACGTCGGCACCAGGCCGAGGAACGTGATGCGCGCGTACTGGACGGCAAGCGTGTGGGGGGCCGTTTCGGGGAGTGCTCCGACGAGCGTAAGCAACCACGGCGTGAGGGCGTATCCGGCTATCGCGAGCACGGCGGAGAGAATCGTCACGAACGAGATGGTTCCCCCGGCAGCCGAGGGAATAGCCCGGAACCGCCCCGTCCCCTTGTACTGTGCGACGAGTACGGTTCCTGCGGTCACGATACCGAAGCCGACGCTCATACCGAGGTAGATGACCGGCCACGCGTAGGACATCGCCGCAATCGCGTCCGTTCCGAGATGGCCGATCCAGTAGAGGTCGACCAGGAAATAGACCATGTCGAGCCCTTCGGCGAGAACGATCGGCGCTGAAAGAACTACCAGCGGCTTGAATAGTCGGCCGTCGACGACGTCGACCGATCGACCCTGTGAGGGAGAACTCTGCGTCGTTGAATCCTGAGAAACCACATCCTTCGTCGTCTCATCAACCATCGTATACTGATATAAGGGCCACACGTGGATCACTGAAGCCCCACACTGTCCGGGGTTTAATAAGGTCTGTCGGAGAAGTAGTGTTCGAAGACGTGAGACTGGCCCCGATGTAACCGTTCGGCGAGTGCCGAGCGAGAAATAGCGAGTACGTCGGCAACGTCTCTGAGCGAGGTTCGTCTCGGCACGTCGAAGTATCCCTCCTCGTAGGCCACCCGCAGTGCTTCGTGTTGTTTCTCCGAGACACCGGGAATACGATAATCGTCGGTATTCGACTCGTACAGGCGACGGAGCTGAAAATCCATATTCATCTTTCGGCAGCTATCACGGTAGGAGACGAGTTCCTCACGGTTTGCAAACTGCTGTTTGAGGTGCTCTCCTTCGCTTGTAACCCACCACCGTTCGACGAGTGTCTTGTTGAATACGAGTTCGTCGATCTCCTCGGGATAGAGATTCTCAACGACCGTGTGGTAGATACGTACCGTCTCTTCGTCGCTGATGAGTGCATACTCCGTAACCGAGTCTTCGTCTTCGAGGGCTGTTTCGAACGCCTCGAACGAACCGCAGACGACCCGGAGAACGAATACGATCGGCCCAGCATCAGCTTGATCCTCCTCTTCGATGGTAATCGTACACTCCGGAACTGCCCGAGCGATAGAAATCAGCGGGTGCTGTTTCGAAAACAGTCTGAACTCTGCCGTCAACACCATATCGATCGGATACGGGCGAAAGCACTAACACTC contains:
- a CDS encoding PhzF family phenazine biosynthesis protein; protein product: METIRLFQVDAFTDDPLAGNPAGVVPDADGLTDDQMQAIADEMAVSETAFLRSSDDADYRIRYFTPTQEVDLCGHATIGSFTYLHDREGLEPGTITLETNVGVLKVDVEEDGTVWLTQDAPQVREVDVGYDRVADALGVDEAALEGASDDIPLAVSSTGLAFLIVPITYLSDLGAAEPDTTAIESLAESVDAAGVYVFSFDTLAGESSLHGRMFAPGAGVTEDPVTGTASGAVGAYLDRFGAFDDDFPDELRLEQGHYVDRPGVVRVRVGDEVQVGGRGVVVLEGAMVVPPTAEDEILEA
- the ppsA gene encoding phosphoenolpyruvate synthase; its protein translation is MAVLWLDEISADDLEQVGGKGASLGELTGAGLPVPPGFVVTAGTYRSFIEEAGIDEELFEAVDVDVEDSNALADAADRAQELITETPFPDDLREEVLEAYREVGDGDAFVAVRSSATAEDLPDASFAGQQETFLNVTEGRLLERVRECWASLFTQRAIYYRQEQGFDHSAVNIAVVVQQMVDADKSGVMFTSHPSTGEPTMIVEAAWGLGEAVVSGAVSPDNYVIPRESDDEVDVTVAEKKVMHVKDEATGETVEREVPEEKRDRRVLEDEEIEALVDLGERVEDHYDQPQDVEWAIVDGDVYMLQSRPITTIDEDASASAKADLTEGLADPTKGVTDGSGTATTSSTESADTTASDEVIVDGLGSSPGTASGAAKIVSKLDDLAKVGEGDVIVTEMTMPDMVPAMKRASGIVTDEGGMTSHAAIVSRELGVPAVVGTTNATSVLEDGQVITLDGEKGHVIEGKTLEPEEETEPVEEVRPQSPVKPMTATEVKVNVSIPEAAERAAATGADGVGLLRTEHMILSLNQTPEKFIRENGEDEYVTQLVDGIRGVADEFYPRPVRVRTLDAPTDEFRQLEGGEDEPDEHNPMLGYRGIRRSLDRPDVFAHELEAFRRLYEMGYDNVEIMLPLVNDAEDVYAAKSLMRDAGIDPDKRKWGVMIETPASALAVEEMAAAGIDFASFGTNDLTQYTLAVDRNNEHVADRFDELHPAVLRLIGDVIETCREHDVDTSICGQAGSKPEMVRFLVNEGISSISANIDAVRDVQHEVKRVEQKLLLDSVR
- a CDS encoding helix-turn-helix domain-containing protein encodes the protein MVLTAEFRLFSKQHPLISIARAVPECTITIEEEDQADAGPIVFVLRVVCGSFEAFETALEDEDSVTEYALISDEETVRIYHTVVENLYPEEIDELVFNKTLVERWWVTSEGEHLKQQFANREELVSYRDSCRKMNMDFQLRRLYESNTDDYRIPGVSEKQHEALRVAYEEGYFDVPRRTSLRDVADVLAISRSALAERLHRGQSHVFEHYFSDRPY
- a CDS encoding MATE family efflux transporter; the protein is MVDETTKDVVSQDSTTQSSPSQGRSVDVVDGRLFKPLVVLSAPIVLAEGLDMVYFLVDLYWIGHLGTDAIAAMSYAWPVIYLGMSVGFGIVTAGTVLVAQYKGTGRFRAIPSAAGGTISFVTILSAVLAIAGYALTPWLLTLVGALPETAPHTLAVQYARITFLGLVPTFWFFVFNALSRGWGDTRTPLKLMAVSTTINVVIDPFLIHGFSANPLFEWAGLSALETSLYAQTGFAGYGIEGAAVATVLSRSVAAALGLYILFSGRLGFEITPSSLRLRRSTVTQIVKIGSPTVVEMTVRAGGVAVLTAIIAIEGAAAVAAYGISEYLVGILFVISLGLARGVEAVVGQNLGAGQLARAKRAVYLSGGIAVALFTCIVAGAYPFAESIVGVFLAVEGGDVAADAVVQGGAAFIRVVGPALIFFAVFQVILGAFRGSGNTKLAMMMASLELLVFRIPLSYAALVWLEAGVTGVWYSIAFSYVIASVVAAVWFFRGAWIIPSVLSKQDQ